In one window of Gemmatimonadota bacterium DNA:
- a CDS encoding superoxide dismutase: MAHTLPPLPYDYTALEPHIDEQTMRIHHDKHHAAYVNNLNAALEGHAELQAKGLDALIAHLDAVPEGIRTAVRNNGGGHHNHTLFWEIMAPGGAKEPTGALAEAMTKTFGGFDKFKEAFAKACTTRFGSGWAWLARKQDGTLEVYSTANQDSPVMEGKTPLLGCDVWEHAYYLKYQNRRPDYVNAWWSVVNWTEVGTRYGR; the protein is encoded by the coding sequence ATGGCGCACACGCTGCCGCCGCTGCCCTATGACTACACCGCGCTGGAGCCGCACATCGACGAGCAGACGATGCGGATCCACCACGACAAGCACCACGCCGCCTACGTCAACAACCTGAATGCCGCCCTCGAGGGCCACGCGGAGCTGCAGGCGAAGGGCCTCGACGCCCTGATTGCGCACCTCGACGCGGTCCCGGAGGGGATCCGGACCGCGGTGCGGAACAACGGGGGTGGCCACCACAACCACACCCTGTTCTGGGAGATCATGGCGCCGGGCGGCGCCAAGGAGCCCACCGGGGCGCTGGCCGAGGCGATGACCAAGACCTTCGGTGGCTTCGACAAGTTCAAGGAGGCCTTTGCCAAGGCGTGCACCACCCGCTTCGGCAGCGGCTGGGCGTGGCTGGCGCGCAAGCAGGATGGCACGCTCGAGGTCTACAGCACCGCCAACCAGGACAGCCCGGTCATGGAGGGGAAGACGCCTCTGCTCGGCTGTGATGTCTGGGAGCACGCCTACTACCTGAAGTACCAGAACCGCCGGCCGGACTACGTGAACGCCTGGTGGAGCGTGGTCAACTGGACCGAGGTCGGGACGCGCTACGGTCGCTGA